A window of Spirochaetota bacterium contains these coding sequences:
- a CDS encoding GAF domain-containing protein, with product MKKTEVDKLQEIIRLGSELVDIQDLDILLERILRESRMVVNADAGSIYVRDGDELIFSQVQNDTLQAQLPPGQKIIFSTFRVKISPKSISGYVASTGEILNIPDVYAIPADAPYHFDSKYDTLAKYKTTSMLTVPLKTNTNDVVGVLQVINARDDFGNVVSFDWNDEPFVLHFAGMASMILQRAQMTRALLLRMISMAELRDPKETGAHVNRVASYAVELYESWAQRRGTSQTEIEKNRDVLRMAAMLHDVGKVAISDLILKKPARFTDDEYEIMKSHTFLGARLFTDKQSVFDEVASTVALTHHENWDGTG from the coding sequence ATGAAAAAGACAGAGGTCGACAAACTCCAGGAAATCATCCGGTTGGGATCGGAGTTGGTCGATATCCAGGACCTGGATATTTTGCTCGAACGCATCCTGCGCGAATCGCGCATGGTGGTCAACGCGGACGCCGGCTCCATCTACGTCAGGGACGGCGACGAGCTTATTTTCAGCCAGGTGCAGAATGACACCCTCCAGGCCCAGTTGCCCCCCGGACAGAAGATCATCTTCTCCACCTTCAGGGTGAAAATAAGCCCCAAATCCATTTCGGGTTACGTGGCGTCCACCGGGGAGATACTCAACATCCCCGACGTCTACGCAATCCCCGCGGACGCCCCCTATCACTTCGATTCGAAATACGATACCCTGGCCAAGTACAAGACCACGTCGATGCTCACGGTTCCCTTGAAAACAAACACGAACGACGTGGTGGGCGTTTTACAGGTTATCAATGCCAGGGACGATTTCGGGAACGTCGTTTCGTTCGACTGGAACGACGAACCCTTCGTGCTTCATTTCGCGGGGATGGCGAGCATGATACTCCAGCGGGCGCAGATGACCAGGGCCCTGCTCCTGCGCATGATAAGCATGGCGGAATTGCGCGATCCCAAGGAGACCGGCGCCCATGTAAACCGGGTAGCGTCGTACGCCGTAGAGCTATACGAGTCATGGGCGCAGCGGCGGGGAACCTCGCAAACCGAGATTGAAAAGAACCGCGACGTGCTGCGCATGGCCGCCATGCTGCACGACGTGGGCAAGGTGGCGATATCGGACCTTATTCTAAAAAAGCCGGCCCGTTTCACCGACGACGAATATGAAATAATGAAGAGCCACACCTTCCTGGGCGCGAGGCTCTTCACGGACAAGCAGTCGGTATTCGACGAGGTCGCCTCCACGGTCGCGCTCACCCACCACGAGAACTGGGACGGGACCGG